The Pseudoalteromonas carrageenovora IAM 12662 DNA window TATATTCGCCAAATTTAATCATTTGAACGCCGTTAATCGACACCTCAGCGGTGCGGCGCATCATGTTAAATAGGCTAATTCGCATGTGACGAGCAAAACGCTCATTAACAATTTCCAGTGTCGGCATGCGACCACGCACGATCCGATCTTGCGAAGAAAAGTCGTACTGAAGCGTACTTCCTCCGCCGTCTTCACCTTCGTGTATATCTTCCTCTTCAACGTCATCAACACCATGTAATAGCGCATCAATTTCGTCTTGGGATAATAAATCGCTCACACTAACCCCTTATTGCATCACAAAGCCGGTAAACAATACCCGCTCAATTACTTTACTGCCTTCAACATCATTTAAAGCTGTTTGTACTTTTTCAAGCGCTGAAAAACGAAGTGTTTCTTTGCCAGCACTGGTGCTTAACTCATCAGCAGTTGTAGTAGAAAACACGCTTAACAAGGTACCTTCAATAAGTGGAATATGCTTTTTGGCTGTCTCTTCATTTACATCACCACGGACTAATAACTGCACTTTAATTTGAACAATTCTATCGCGGCTTGAGCCCGGTACATTAAATACAAAAGGCCTAGGCATAGCAACGTACAAAGCACTCCCCATTTGAGCTGACGAACCAGACGCTTCAGGAGCTTCTTCAGACATAGCCGTTTCTTCATCGAGTGTTTCAACAGGCGCATCAGAACCCGACATAAAAAAGTAACCACCAACGCCACCCGCAATAAGTAAAACAGCCACTATTATAATTATTAGCTTCTTTTTACTTTTACCGGTTTCTTCTATTTCTAAACTTGCTTCTTCAGCCATTATGATTCCTTTATTTGTAAAGGTACTTGCTTGTTTTAGTTATTATAATAGCAGTACTTAGGCATAGTAATCTATTGATGATGAACTTTGTTGTCGAGAACTTTGTGAAGCACTGTTTGCTTGCTCGTCATTTTCACCATTTACCGATTCGTTATTAGCTAAACCCGCTTGACTACCGCTATCACTTTGCTCTGGGTTTTCACCGCCCGATTGCCCATAAGAAATAGTACTTTCGCCAAGCTCTAACCCCTGCTGAGCTAACATCTCACGTAGTCGTGGCATTGACTGTTCAAGCGCTTCTTTGGCTTGTTGGTTTTGCACTACAAAATTAATTTGAGCTTGTTCTGCATCACTTCTAATACGTATTTGCATACTGCCCATTTCAGGTGGATCTAGGCGTATTTCAGCCTCTTTATTGTTAATGCTGAGCATAGAGCTTACTCGCTCTTGCAAAAGTTTAGCTGCATCACTTTTTACAATGTTTATTGCTTGCATAACACCGGGGTCAATACTTACTTGCTTTACTTGTGCCGCACTTTGTAATTGCTGGCTTTGCAAAAGCTGTGTATCTACAAGTCCTTGCTCAAAGTTAAGCCCTTCATATAAGCCGATACTATTAGCTTGCACTGTATTAAACGCAGCCGTAAGTTGAGTAAATATTTGTGCTACACGTGGTGAGCTTTGCTCCGCTGTTGTACTTTTAAGCCCTTCTTTAGAAAGTTGCTCCAATTGCTTAGCTAAATCATCATCGTTTGACACTGTAATTTTACTTATTTCGGCATCCGCTTTATTGACAGATTTTGAGCTGGCTTGAGCAACTGTATTTACCGTATTTGGGGTTTCACCGGCAACAAATGTGCTTGGCTTGATTTTAGCGCTATCAACTAACTTTATTTCAATTGACGCTTCAAGTTCACTAACCGTTTGCTTAAGGGCTTTTAACTGCTCGCCTTGGGGTTGCTCCGTTTTAATGTATGCGTTTAATTGTGTTAACAATGTTTGTTTTTCGCTTGTATTAAGCGTATTAATTTCTGAGCTTACACTTTGCTTTACGGTTGTATTTTGAGTTTGTTCATTATCTGTAATAAATTGCGCAAGCATCTCTTTTAAACTTGAAGTATTACTTACATTAGCCGTATCAGAATTTGTAATTGCTTGCGCTTGCGTATTAAGTTGCAAGCGCTGCCCAGGGGCCAAACTAGCAATCACTTTATCAGCAGTAGTTGATCCGATCTCTTTAGTTAAAAAGTTAGTTAATGCTGTACTTTGTCCATTTTCAGAAGCTAATTTAGTTGATTGGTTTACCGCTGATTCTGATGTTGTTGCTTTTGTTGAATCTACTGGCATTTGCGACTGTGAAACAGAAACTGAATTTGTTACTAGTGAAGGAGACACTATATTTTTGTCGCTTTGAGCCACAGCCTTATCTTGCGCTATTTGCTTCTCAGCAGCCATTGGTGTTAATTCAGGCTTATTTATAATTGGGCCTACGCTATCCTCAGGCTTTTTATTATCCAAAAACTGCCCTTCTATAGCTTGCGCTACAGAACTTTTTAAATGTTTATTTTCATTGAGTAACAAAGAGTTTTCGTTATCATTTTTTGAGTCAGTTGATTGAGCCGTTTTAGGATCGGTATTAGCAGAAATTGTATTTTGTATTGAAGATGACTGATCACCTTCCTTAGCAACCAGTAAAGCTGCTTTAACGTCTTCACTAAGCACTTTAGCGCCTGTATTAGCAGAAAACTGTGAAGGATTTTTTAACTCGGTATTGCTTAACGTATCAGTAGGTTTACTAACGGATGTACTCATAGTTTGTGCAGAGCTAATCTGCGCAAGCATACTATCTCCAGATACAAATACTGTATCAGTGTCTTCCTCACCCAACTCTATGCTTTGCTCTTCATTTTGAGCTTCATTTTCTTGTGGCTGTTTGTGTTTAGGAACGGCGATAGAGTTTTCAGTTTCAGTCTGAGCTTTGGCATTGCCTTTTTTTTCAGACTCAATAGAATTGTGAGCGTTGTGGAGTTGGCTTAAAAATTCAGCACCTGAGTCTTTGTCACTTTTTGCCAAGTTACTGTCTTTAAAAGCTAATAAAGCGTCTTGTTCAGTAGTAGCCAAAAAAGAAATATCATTCATCGCCATAAATCACCTAATACTATTACGGCAATACACCACCGCATATTGCCAAAAGTTAAATACCACCAAGTAATAAAGCAATTAACGTGCCTAACTTATAAAACTTTACGACGTTGAAAAAATTGGTTAGCTGAAAACTCATCTAACATCTTTTGCTCATTTTTTGCGATCAAAACACTGGCTTTAAGCTTTTGCTTTTCGATTAATTTAGCCACCGCTTTTGCCTTAATTTGCTGCTTTAACCATAGTGCTTTTCGCTGGGTAACAACTTGCTTTGCTGTATTTACTGTACTTGCTTGCTGACGAATAGCCTCTTCAATTTTAGCTATAAACGCATGATACTGACCAAATCCGGCACTCGATAAACCCGATTTACCTTTTAAGTGTAATTGCTGTGAATACTCCAACCTAAAGTTGTTTAGCCCTTGAAGCTTTTGTTGGTTTGCTTGCAAGTTTTGATTTGCTTGTAAGTAATTCATTCGCAAACTTTCTTCTTTATCGTTTTCTAGCTTTAGCAATAAATCGAGTTTATTTTTAGCCATTATGCTTGTCCTAATAACTGCGCAAGACCCTGTAAGCCATCGTCGTAACTAATTACATCTCGCATGCCTTGTTGTAAAAATGCATTTACTCTTGGCATCATATTTATCGCTTGATCAAGCATTTGGTCGGTCCCTTTTTGGTAGGCGCCAAGAGTAATCATATCTTTGTTTTGCTGATACATTGAATACACTTGCTTTAACACGCGAGCTTGCTGCATATGAGGTTCAGACACAACTTGCGGCATAACACGCGAAATCGACTTTTCGATATCTATTGCGGGGTAATGTCCGCTGTCGGCTAAATCTCGAGAAAGCACAATATGTCCATCTAAGATAGCGCGGGCAGCATCGGCAATTGGGTCTTGCATATCATCGCCTTCACTCAGTACGGTAAAAAAGGCGGTAATAGAGCCTTGTCCTTCCCCTCCATTACCTGCACGCTCAACCAATGCAGGAAGCTTTGCAAATACTGAAGGCGGATAACCCTTCGTTGCAGGTGGCTCACCTACAGCAAGCGCTATTTCGCGTTGCGCCATGGCATAACGCGTTACCGAATCAAGTAACAACAATACGTTTAGTCCTTGATCCCTAAAATATTCAGCAATGGTAACCGCACTTTCACAGCCTTTTAAGCGCATCAGGGGTGAAGCATCAGCAGGGGCTGCAACAACAACAGAGCGTTTACGTCCTTCTACACCTAGTATTTCTTCAATAAATTCTTTTACTTCTCGGCCACGTTCACCGACTAAACCAACAACAATTACATCGGCTTCGCTGCCTCGGGTCATCATTCCTAATAATACCGACTTACCAACACCGGAGCCTGCAAACAAGCCCATACGCTGGCCTTGCCCTACTGTAATTACGGAGTTAATAGCACGCACACCAACATCCATAGGTTTACTGATTGGTCTTCTTGAGAGGGGGTTTATTGTGTTTTGAGCAAACTTTAAGTGATGTTCGGCATTTATTTTACCCAGCCCATCAAGAGGACGGCCTAAACCATCAACTACGCGACCAAGTAGGCTCATTCCCACCGGTAAACCAGTGTCGTTTACTTGAGGAATGACTCTAGCGCCAGGTAACACGCCCGAAATATGATCATTTGGCATTAAATAAAGTGTTTGATCATTAAAACCAACAATTTCAGCATCAACAAAGCCGTGCATTGTTTCAATTTTGCATTGGCTACCAACAGGTGCACGCAAGCCTTTAGCTTCTAAAGTAAGGCCTACCACTCGCGTTAAAATACCGGCCACAGCCGGCGCTGGGGTTTTAATATGTTGTTGGTATTGAGATAAGCGTTCGCTTAAAGGTGCACGTTGCTGTGACATAACACGCCAAAAATGAAATTAGATACCACTATTATGCAAAAAACTATCCAACGTTTCTTTGACACGCGTTTTTAGGGTCATATCGAGTGACGATTGTGCTGTTTTCACCTCGCAGCCGCCGCGTTCAAGTGTTGGCTCTGCAACTAACTGCCAATTATTATCAGCAATAGTTTGCTCGCCGTAGCTCTCTTTAATAAGAGCTAGGTCGTCTGGGTGTAAATGTATGCGTACTTTTTCTTGCTCAGCATTAAGTGAATCAATGCTTTGCTTTAAGGTATGTAAAATAACATCGGGCGATGTTTTTACTTCTTGATAAATAACTGCTTCGGCTAACATACTCGCTAACTGTACTAATTGTTTTTCTGCTTGTTCATCTACTTTATTGAGTGGTGTGGTTAAGCTCTCTAAAATACTTTTTAAACTCGTTAATTGCTCTTCAACTAGCGGTTTAACTTCTTCATGGCCTTGTGTTTTGCCAAGCTCAACGCCTTCTTTGTAGCCAGCTTCTTTGCCTTCACCCACACCTTTTTCAAAGCCATCTATGTAACCTTGCTCATGACCCTGTTTAAGCCCTTCCTCATAAGCGTCTTGCCTAATACGCTCAAGCTCAACCATAGTTAATGAAGGTAGTTCTGGTTCTTGGGGTTCATCAGCGGGCATTTCCTCTTCAAGCTCTTTTTTATAAAGCTCACTAAGCGGTGTGCCATAAGCAGTAGAGCGGTTTCCAAAACTACTTTCATCGGGGGCTACATCAGGAATAGCCCAGTTTTTTAATAATTCATCGGCTTCATCAGCGCGAAGTGTACGGCCTTTGAGTTTGCTCATGGTTTACAAGAACTCCTCACCACCACCGCCACCAAGCTGAATTTCACCTGAGTCAGATAATCTGCGCGCAGTTGATAAAATCTCTTTTTGTGCAGCTTCTACTTCACTTATACGCACAGGTGCCATTGCCTCTAAATCATCAGCAAGCATTTCGGCTGCACGCTTAGACATATTGCCAAGTATTTTATCTTTCAATGCATCATCTGTGCCCTTAATGGCTTTCATTAATACGTCTTGCTGAACTTCACGTAATATTGCTTGAATACCGCGATCTTCAACGTCCATTAAGTTTTCGAACACAAACATAAGATCTTGAATTTGTTGCGACATTTCTTCGTCATGCTCACGAATAGAGTCCATTAACTGCCCTTCTACGTTTGTATCTAGGTAGTTCATAATATCTGCCGCAGCCTTTAAGCCACCCATTTTAGCTGCTTGCGCACCTGCTTGGCCGGCAAATTGTTTTTCCATAATTTCGTTAAGCTCTTGTAGAGCAGCTGGCTGTACTTCTTCAAGGTTGGCAATACGCATAGTTAAATCAAGGCGCACTTTTTCAGGAAATTGCGCAATAATTTCAGCGGACTGCTCAGGCTCTAAGTACGACAGTACAATAGTTTGAATTTGCGGATGCTCATTACGAATAATGTTAGCTACCTGTTTAGAGTCCATCCATTTTAATGAATCTAAACCTTTAGCCCCTGAGCCCATAACAATTTGGTCAATAAGACTCGCGGCTTTATCTTCACCAAGGGCGGCTGTAAGCGCTTTTTTAATAAAGTCTTCAGACTGAAAACCTATAGTACTAAAGCTTTGAATTTGTTCTATAAACAAATTATGTACAGCACTTATTTTAGCCTGCGATAAATCATCTAACGCAGCCATGGCCATACCCACTTTTTGCACTTGCTTTGGCTCTAAGTGTTTAAGTATTTGCGCGGCATCTTCCTCTGATAAACTCAAAAGTAATATGGCGGCTTTATCTACACCGTCTAGCTTATCAACATCAAACGCTGGCGGGAGTTGTTTTTGTTCTTGATCAGTCATCTTCTGTTAACCACGCTTTCACTACTTGTGATGATAGTTCTGGTTCGTTAGCTACAAGGGCACGAATTGCTTTAAGTAAGTCTTCATCGCCATGTAAATCTGGTAACTGCAGTGTACCATCACTTGAGAAACCAACCGAAGCAGAATCAAAGTCTTTATTTAGCATATCTAACGTACTGTCGCCAATATCTACACCAGAACTTAATGCATCTTCGTCGTACTCTTCAAGGGTATCGTCTGGGTAAATTAAGCGTTTAAGCATAGGTTTAACTACAGCCATTATTAATACAATAATAACTAGGGCACCAAGAACAAGGCGGGCTATTTTCATAAACCAGTCTTGCTCCCAAAGCGGTACTTCAATATCTAAATCTGTTGCTTCTCTTACAAACGGTACGGTGACTACTTCAAGCGCATCACCTCGTTGCATATCAAAACCAACACCGCCTTGTAATAAACGACGAATATTTGATAATGCCTCAACTGAGCGAGGAGCCATTGTTGTCTCGCCGTTTTCACCTACTTTAGGTAAATAATCAACAGCAACCGACACACTAATTCTACGTATTACACCGGTTTGTTGGCGCTTATGCGAAATAGTTGTATCGAGTTCGTAGTTACGCGTTGCCTCTTTATGGCTGCGTGTTGGAGAAGTGGCAGTGCCTGCTCCGCCTTGCCCTGCGACCTCAGGAATATTTGAATTAACCGGAGGCTGATTAGTCAGCGCACCAGGAATACCCACAGCTAAACCACCTATGTTACTTTCTTCAAATGTGGTTTCGCTACGTACAGCGGGTAAGTCGGGGTTGTAACGTTTTTGGGTTTCTTCTACAGCGCTAAAGTCCATACTTAAATCAACTTGGGCGGTATAATTACCTAGCCCTACAACCGGGATAAGTATGCTATCTATTTTTTCTAAGTATTCTTGTTCGCGCTTACGCTCAAGGTCGTACTCTTTACGAGAACGCGCTGCCAATGAACTTTGAGAGCCTGAATTTAATAAGCGGCCATTTTGATCGGTTACTGTTACACGAGCAGGCTCTAACCCTTGAACGGCTGACGCTATCATATCAACAACGGAGTCAATTTCTTCACCATCGAGCATTCTGCCGCGTTTAAGAGTAAGTACCACTGTGGCTGATGGCTTTTTTTCTCTACGTGCAAAAACGTTTTCTTTTGGTATAGCGAGCAATACTTTAGCGCGAGTTACATTGTTAAGCTCTTCAATGGTACGCGCAAGTTGTTGCTCTCGGCCATGCTTTAAACGTTCACGTTCTAAGCGTTGGCTTACACCAAAGCCCATATCTTGCATAATAATATCGCTACCCGATGTAGGCCCTTGCTCTAGCCCTTCGCGTGCCATTAATAGTTTAATATTTTGGTATTCGCTTTCATCAACCGATACGACATTTCCGTCTAGTTGGTATTCAATTTTTTGTGCATCTAAAAAATCAAGCGTTTGAATAAGCTCTTCTGTAGGCATTTTACCTAACGGACGCATATCTGGCTGGCGAGCCCAAATAATCACAAAAATAGCGATAGCTAAACAAATCGCTAATGCAATAACAAGCGTAACTTGGCGTAATACATCAACACCATTTAACGCACTTAAATAGCCCGATTTTTGCTCTTGTTGACTATCGCCATCGCTTTGCTCGAGTGTGCCACCAGCAAGTGCAAGGTCTGTAGATTGATTAGATTGCGCCACAATAATTCTCCACTACCTAGTTAAACAGGCATGTTCATGATTTCTTTGTAAGCTTCTACAAGTTTGTTACGAACCTGTACTGTTGCTTCAAATGCGACTGATGATTTTTGCGAAGCAATCATTGCATCGGCAAGCGATACACTGCGATCGCCCATTTCAACTGCTTTTACTTTTTGGCCTGTGTCTTGTTGTAGCTCATGCACTGTATTTAATGCATTACTTAACATATCGCCAAACTGTGCGCTTGAAGGTGATTGAACCTGAGTAGGCAGCTTATTTGCTTGATTACTGCGGCCAGCTTCTAAGGCCATTGATTGCATTTCTTGAAATACAGCGCTGTTTTGAATTTTCATAATTTTTCTCTGACGGTGCAGTTAACTCTTAAAGGTAATAAAGCACAAAGCATGCCAAATAAATAACCCTTTAAATACATACGGTTAACACTTAGATTGGTGAGTCAGAGTTTTGACAACCCTAAATTCGCAGTACGAATTTAGGGTTTATAGGAAGCTATGCTGGAAGTGAAATACCTAAGTCGCGCATTTGCGCTAATTTATAACGTAAAGTTCGCGGACTAATACCGAGTGTTTCGGCTACGTCTTTTCGCTTACCTTGGCAACGCGCTAACGTTTCTAAAATTATTCGATGCTCTTTATCTTTTAGTTCGTCTTTATAGCTGCCGGTATCTGGTGTTGGCAAATCTTGTTGAGGAATTACATCAGCACTTTTCTGATCGTAATAAGCGTTACTCAACGACTTTTTCTCTACTGTTTCACTTTTTTCAGGCTGTGGAATAACAAAGTTGCTCGGTGCTAAATTTTCAATAAAAATTGCATGCTCATTTATTGTATCGCCACTTCGCAGTATAAGTGCACGTTGAATCACGTTATCAAGTTCGCGCACATTGCCAGGCCACGCATGCGCAAGTAACTTTTGCTCGGCCACGCTATCTAAATACGCCATTGGCTCTTTGCTTTTAGCTATGTGGCGCTCTATTAAGTGTTTAGCTAACACAATTATATCACCAGGGCGCTCGCACAAAGGTCGCCACATAAGCGGAAACACATTTAATCTGTAATATAAATCTTCTCGAAACTGATTATCTGCCACTGCTTCTTTTAAGTCGCGGTTACTTGTTGCAAGTACACGTACATTTAACTGAATTGTTTTACGACCACCTAAACGCTCC harbors:
- the fliL gene encoding flagellar basal body-associated protein FliL — translated: MAEEASLEIEETGKSKKKLIIIIVAVLLIAGGVGGYFFMSGSDAPVETLDEETAMSEEAPEASGSSAQMGSALYVAMPRPFVFNVPGSSRDRIVQIKVQLLVRGDVNEETAKKHIPLIEGTLLSVFSTTTADELSTSAGKETLRFSALEKVQTALNDVEGSKVIERVLFTGFVMQ
- a CDS encoding flagellar hook-length control protein FliK: MAMNDISFLATTEQDALLAFKDSNLAKSDKDSGAEFLSQLHNAHNSIESEKKGNAKAQTETENSIAVPKHKQPQENEAQNEEQSIELGEEDTDTVFVSGDSMLAQISSAQTMSTSVSKPTDTLSNTELKNPSQFSANTGAKVLSEDVKAALLVAKEGDQSSSIQNTISANTDPKTAQSTDSKNDNENSLLLNENKHLKSSVAQAIEGQFLDNKKPEDSVGPIINKPELTPMAAEKQIAQDKAVAQSDKNIVSPSLVTNSVSVSQSQMPVDSTKATTSESAVNQSTKLASENGQSTALTNFLTKEIGSTTADKVIASLAPGQRLQLNTQAQAITNSDTANVSNTSSLKEMLAQFITDNEQTQNTTVKQSVSSEINTLNTSEKQTLLTQLNAYIKTEQPQGEQLKALKQTVSELEASIEIKLVDSAKIKPSTFVAGETPNTVNTVAQASSKSVNKADAEISKITVSNDDDLAKQLEQLSKEGLKSTTAEQSSPRVAQIFTQLTAAFNTVQANSIGLYEGLNFEQGLVDTQLLQSQQLQSAAQVKQVSIDPGVMQAINIVKSDAAKLLQERVSSMLSINNKEAEIRLDPPEMGSMQIRIRSDAEQAQINFVVQNQQAKEALEQSMPRLREMLAQQGLELGESTISYGQSGGENPEQSDSGSQAGLANNESVNGENDEQANSASQSSRQQSSSSIDYYA
- the fliJ gene encoding flagellar export protein FliJ, with translation MAKNKLDLLLKLENDKEESLRMNYLQANQNLQANQQKLQGLNNFRLEYSQQLHLKGKSGLSSAGFGQYHAFIAKIEEAIRQQASTVNTAKQVVTQRKALWLKQQIKAKAVAKLIEKQKLKASVLIAKNEQKMLDEFSANQFFQRRKVL
- the fliI gene encoding flagellar protein export ATPase FliI, yielding MSQQRAPLSERLSQYQQHIKTPAPAVAGILTRVVGLTLEAKGLRAPVGSQCKIETMHGFVDAEIVGFNDQTLYLMPNDHISGVLPGARVIPQVNDTGLPVGMSLLGRVVDGLGRPLDGLGKINAEHHLKFAQNTINPLSRRPISKPMDVGVRAINSVITVGQGQRMGLFAGSGVGKSVLLGMMTRGSEADVIVVGLVGERGREVKEFIEEILGVEGRKRSVVVAAPADASPLMRLKGCESAVTIAEYFRDQGLNVLLLLDSVTRYAMAQREIALAVGEPPATKGYPPSVFAKLPALVERAGNGGEGQGSITAFFTVLSEGDDMQDPIADAARAILDGHIVLSRDLADSGHYPAIDIEKSISRVMPQVVSEPHMQQARVLKQVYSMYQQNKDMITLGAYQKGTDQMLDQAINMMPRVNAFLQQGMRDVISYDDGLQGLAQLLGQA
- the fliH gene encoding flagellar assembly protein FliH encodes the protein MSKLKGRTLRADEADELLKNWAIPDVAPDESSFGNRSTAYGTPLSELYKKELEEEMPADEPQEPELPSLTMVELERIRQDAYEEGLKQGHEQGYIDGFEKGVGEGKEAGYKEGVELGKTQGHEEVKPLVEEQLTSLKSILESLTTPLNKVDEQAEKQLVQLASMLAEAVIYQEVKTSPDVILHTLKQSIDSLNAEQEKVRIHLHPDDLALIKESYGEQTIADNNWQLVAEPTLERGGCEVKTAQSSLDMTLKTRVKETLDSFLHNSGI
- the fliG gene encoding flagellar motor switch protein FliG; this translates as MTDQEQKQLPPAFDVDKLDGVDKAAILLLSLSEEDAAQILKHLEPKQVQKVGMAMAALDDLSQAKISAVHNLFIEQIQSFSTIGFQSEDFIKKALTAALGEDKAASLIDQIVMGSGAKGLDSLKWMDSKQVANIIRNEHPQIQTIVLSYLEPEQSAEIIAQFPEKVRLDLTMRIANLEEVQPAALQELNEIMEKQFAGQAGAQAAKMGGLKAAADIMNYLDTNVEGQLMDSIREHDEEMSQQIQDLMFVFENLMDVEDRGIQAILREVQQDVLMKAIKGTDDALKDKILGNMSKRAAEMLADDLEAMAPVRISEVEAAQKEILSTARRLSDSGEIQLGGGGGEEFL
- the fliF gene encoding flagellar basal-body MS-ring/collar protein FliF, producing the protein MAQSNQSTDLALAGGTLEQSDGDSQQEQKSGYLSALNGVDVLRQVTLVIALAICLAIAIFVIIWARQPDMRPLGKMPTEELIQTLDFLDAQKIEYQLDGNVVSVDESEYQNIKLLMAREGLEQGPTSGSDIIMQDMGFGVSQRLERERLKHGREQQLARTIEELNNVTRAKVLLAIPKENVFARREKKPSATVVLTLKRGRMLDGEEIDSVVDMIASAVQGLEPARVTVTDQNGRLLNSGSQSSLAARSRKEYDLERKREQEYLEKIDSILIPVVGLGNYTAQVDLSMDFSAVEETQKRYNPDLPAVRSETTFEESNIGGLAVGIPGALTNQPPVNSNIPEVAGQGGAGTATSPTRSHKEATRNYELDTTISHKRQQTGVIRRISVSVAVDYLPKVGENGETTMAPRSVEALSNIRRLLQGGVGFDMQRGDALEVVTVPFVREATDLDIEVPLWEQDWFMKIARLVLGALVIIVLIMAVVKPMLKRLIYPDDTLEEYDEDALSSGVDIGDSTLDMLNKDFDSASVGFSSDGTLQLPDLHGDEDLLKAIRALVANEPELSSQVVKAWLTEDD
- the fliE gene encoding flagellar hook-basal body complex protein FliE, yielding MKIQNSAVFQEMQSMALEAGRSNQANKLPTQVQSPSSAQFGDMLSNALNTVHELQQDTGQKVKAVEMGDRSVSLADAMIASQKSSVAFEATVQVRNKLVEAYKEIMNMPV